A stretch of the Cyprinus carpio isolate SPL01 chromosome B4, ASM1834038v1, whole genome shotgun sequence genome encodes the following:
- the LOC122137115 gene encoding scavenger receptor cysteine-rich type 1 protein M130-like translates to MWAQEIQCRGNESQIHLCPTSSQKHSCSHDDHQALLCADVTNVRLVGGNSPCAGRVEVLHRGQWGTVCDIFWDLADAAVVCRELDCGEPVDALGAAYFGQGTGPVWISVLKCTGKESTLKNCGSAGWNKTACTHNHDAGVICSGE, encoded by the exons atgtgggcacaagagattcagtgtagaggaaatgagtctcagatTCACCTCTGTCCAACATCATCACAGAAACACAGCTGCTCTCATGATGATCACCAGGCGCTTCTGTGTGCTG ATGTAACAaatgtgaggttggttggtggtAACAGTCcttgtgctggtagagtggaggttcttcatagaggtcagtggggaacagtgtgtgatattttctgggatttggctgatgctgcagtggtgtgtagagagctggactgtggagaaccggTAGATGCTCTGGGTGCTGCTTATTTTGGGCAAGGAACAGGACCAGTCTGgatcagtgttttaaaatgtacaggaAAAGAGTCCACATTAAAGAACTGTGGATCAGCAGGGTGGAATAAAACTGCCTGCACTCATAACCatgatgctggagtcatctgctcaggtgaATAA